The Candidatus Omnitrophota bacterium genome contains the following window.
AAGATGGCTATGCAGGACTAAACACAAATAACCTCTGTGCATTTTTAAATTACTAGTTACGAGTTACTGATTTATTTACTAGGAGATTTTTTTATGGGGCTAGCCAAAGAAGAGACCCCCCCAAGTTGCCTTCTTACCTTTTCTTGCCATCCTTTACCCACGGGAGAACTCCTGCCCAATCCAAAACCCATGCCGTAAAGCCGCGCGAACATATCTTCGGGGATCATCCACTCTTCATCAGTAATCCAGGATGGGCCCTCAAGAGGCGTAGTTACCGTGTTGGAACGTAGTATGGTGATAAATCTGCCGTCGGGCAATAATAGCCCCAGGTCCACGCACCAGGACCTGCCGGGGCCTGCCGTATCAATATACCAGTTATTAGCCTGTTCATTTATCTGGATGTCAAAAAAACAATGGGCGTTTTTTCCGTTGAATATGATATGGCTTACGTCGTATACGCGCAGGACGCGCCTGGCTTTATAAAAATTATCCTTAAGTTCGGCTTTAAGCCTCTTGAAAGTCTCTATCCCCGCTTCCCAATAGGCATGAATCCAGCGAGGGTCGCGTACCTGTAGGACCATCCTATCCTGTCCGTATCCAGAAGGCAGGTCTTGCGGTACTGCGCGCTTGGCCTCGGGGGCTTGCTGCGCAGCAGAAAATTTTGTCTGTTCTATTGCTGTTTCCTGCTGGCCAATAATCTCTTTTTTCCCTTGCGCAGGAATTTTCTTTAACCTGAGCCGTATGGTTGGCCTTTTGGCTCTTACCGGCTTTCTATTTTTTATTAATTTCTTTTTTGCCTTATTTACCTTGCGTAACTTTGCCATATGCGCCTCCTTTTAACCCGAGGGATCCCTCGTTACCGATAAGTATTCGATATTGACTCGGGATAAGTTCGCACTTATCCGCCTACGGCGGATGTGCTCACTTAATAAAAAAGGGGATAGCTATCCCCCGGCGAAGAAAAGCCCGCTCTTTTTATTATCCCGCTTATTTCATTTTTTAGTCTTGGTTGATTTGCCGGTTACCAGTGCTTCTTTTAAATCTTCTTCGAGCCTATCTTTCAGTTTGGTTACTTTTTCTAATTCCTCTTTTAAACCCTGGTTAGCTAACCGTTCCTTAAGCAATTCGTTCTTGACAGCCTCATGCGCGGCCTTGGTCTCCGTTAGTTCTTTTTTCAACTCACCGGTCTTCTGCTCCGTGTCCCAACTTGCCGCCTTCTCTTTATCCAGCTCAATTAAAGCCAATTTTAATTTTCCGGTTGTGCCGCAGGAACGGATAGTCCCCATAAAAAATATTACCGCCAATATCACCAGGATCAAAATCGATCTATTCTTTAAATTCTCCTCCATTACCTAATGCTCCTTAAAATCTGTTTGAAGAAAAATATAAAGCCTATTTAAGGTTCTCTTTTGTTTCTAAGAGCCCCATGTCTTTTACCTGGCCCTTATCCTCTCTAATAACCTCGGCTTCTTTGGCTTTGGTCAACTGAGGCAGGATTACGATTTCTACCCTGCGGTTTGCCTGACGGCCTTCTCTGGTATCATTAGAGGCAACCGGCCGGTATTCGCCATAACCCATTGCCGAGATCCGCTCGGGGACAACGCCTTTTTCTTCAACCAGATAATGCAGGACGCTTAACGCGCGGGCAGTAGATAATTCCCAGTTTGATTTCCAGCTTGAAAATCTGATGGGCTGGTTATCGGTATGGCCTTCTATCCCCACGTTCAGTTCGGGGACATTTTCATTCAGGACCGTGGCGACTTTATCCAATATAGTATAGGCCTCATTCCTGACCTTGGCCTTTCCTGAATCAAATAAAACATCTCCTACTACCGTAATCACCAGGCCCTTTTTCATCATCTTTAAGTCCACCTGCTTATCCCCGATTTCCGTACTGAGTATGTCTTCCAGCCGGTTCTTAGCGGTAGTTAATTCATCCAGCTGGCGGGATAATTCCTCAATCCTCTGCATGTCCGAACGCCTGCCTGACTGAAAAATAAAAGTGCAGCCAGCCAAGGCCACGCTCAAGAATACCATCAATAAGGCCTTTAACAATTTTGTCTTCATTATCTACCTCCTTAGGTTAATCGGCTCTCTTAATTTGCTTTTACCGTTTTTTAGGATGGAATTTAACTATAACATAGTCAATAAGTTTAGTCAAGATGTTTTGCAGGGCGCCTTCTAAATAAAAATGGTCTCTTCGCGGGATGAACCTATGGAAACCATGGAAATCTTCGTTTTGAGTATATCCTGAAGCCGCGCTATATAATCCCTGGCGTGAACAGATAATGCCTTATAGTGCCTTATCTTACCGCTTGGGCTCTCCCAGCCGGGCATCTCTTCATATACAGGTTGGGCCTTGGCCAACACCTCTAAATCCGCGGGAAACTCGCAGAATTTCTTACCTTTATATTTATAGGCCACGCATATCTTTATATTCTTAAGGCCGTCTAATATATCCAGCTTCATAATCGCCAGCTCCGAGATGCCATTAAGCAGGATCGCCTGTTTTACCATTACGCTGTCAAACCAGCCGCATCTGCGCGGCCGGCCGGTAGTGGCGCCGAATTCATTGCCTTTTTTGCGCATAAACTTTCCAAAGCCCGGCGTAAATTCCGTCGGGAAAGGGCCTTCTCCGACCCGGGTAGTATAAGCCTTAGCTACTCCCACTATCCTGTCTATTTTTACGGGAGATACGCCCGTGCCGATACAGGCGCCGCCGGCAGTAGCCGAAGAAGAAGTGACAAAAGGATAAGTGCCAAAATCTATGTCCAGGAACGTTCCTTGCGCGCCTTCAAAAAGAATATCTTTTTTATCCTGCGTTGCCTTATTCAATAAAGAGGCGCAATCGCATATGTAAGGAACGAGGAATTTCCCGTAACCTAAATAATCTTTGTAGATTGAATCAAGATTAAACCCCGTATGTTGGTAAACCTTTTTAAAAATCTCATTTTTCTCCTTTAAGTTATCCTTTAACTTCTCCTTAAAGGCCTTAGGGTTTAAAAGATCGATAATCCTGATGCCGCAGCGGTTAATCTTATCGGCATAGCAAGGCCCTATACCCCTGCCGGTAGTGCCTATTTTATGCGTTCTTTTTTTCTCGCGTAACTGGTCTAAGATCCTATGGTAGGGCAGTATGAGATGGGCAAGCGAAGAAATCTTCAGGCGTTTATCGATATTGATACCGGAGGCTGATAAATCTTTTATTTCTTTTATCAAGGCCTCGGGGTCAATAACTACGCCGTTACCTATGCAGCAAATTTTATCCTTATGCAATATACCCGAAGGGATGAGATGAAAAATAAAGATTCCACCGTCAACGACTACCGTGTGCCCGGCGTTACTGCCGCCCTGATAACGCACGATATAGTCTACTTGTTGGGACAAGATATCTATAATCTTACCCTTACCTTCATCTCCCCATTGTGTGCCGACAATTACGATATTCATCGTTATTGAGTTCATTGAGTTCATTGAGTTCATTGAGTTATCGAGTTAAACTCAATAACTCTAGAAACTCTATAAACTCAATAAACTGAAATTACGGGCTCATGGTGAATATTTTACGCGCAATCTCCGGATACTGGGCAATAAATTTTAATTCATCATCCACAAGCGGTTTCTGGTTATGCACATTGGCATAACGCACCAGTTCCAGGACCTGCGTTGCCTCCTGGTCATCGCGAAAAACTACTTCCAGCTTTTCATAGACATTGCGAAAACCCTTTATGCCGGAATATTCTCCGGCGGTAATCTTACGGCCGGTTTCGACGATCTCAGGTTCGCCTCTGCCTAATTCCTCAAAATCATACAATTCGTAATTACGCCTGTCTTTGAGGGCGCCGTCGGCATGGATACCTGATTCATGGGCAAAGGCATTACTGCCTACGCCGGGCTGGTTTATGGGTATAGGCACGCCAAAGGCATAAGAGGCGTATTTACAAATCTTCCAGGCCATCTTCAAATCTATCTTTTCATCTAAGGCATAATCCTGCATGCCGCTGCCGTATTTTATGGCTAAGATTACGGAAACTAAATCCGCATTCCCTGCCCGTTCGCCCATACCGTTAACGCAGGTATTAATGTAGGCATCCAGGCCGCAGTCAAGGGCTGCTTTTGCCCCGGCAAGGGAATTCGCCACAACCAACCCTAAATCATTATGGCAGTGGATTTCTACAGGAACCCTTGCTTCTTCTGCCAAAAGTTTTATGCGTTCATAAATCGTAAAGGGCGTATCGCATCCTAACGTATCGCAGTAACGGATCCTATCCACCCCGCTCTCTTTTGCCGCCCGGGCAAACTCAATTAGATAATCCATACGGCTGCGCGAGGCATCCTCGGCATTCACGCCTATGGATTCCGCCCCTGACTTACGCGCTTCTTTTACTGCCTCAGCCATCTCTTTTATTACCGAGGCATGGTCAAGTTTTCCTTTAAATTTATGGGTAATCATCTGATCAGAAGTAGAAATAGATAGGTTCAGATGCTTTAACCCCGGCACAAGTTTAAAAGCGGCCTTGGCATCATCTTTGGTCGCCCTAAGCCACCCCCCTAATCTAATAGGAGAAAGTATCCCCTTCTTAGCCAATTCTAAATTAGCGTTTAAATAATTTGTTTCATGGCGGGTAACCGGAAAGCCAAACTCCGACTGGAATACGCCCATATCACTAAGATAAAGATTAATCATTGTTTTTTCTAACTTCGAAAGGCAGATACGGGAGGTCTGCACCCCGTCGCGATTGGTGACGTCAATAATATAAATTTTGGGTTTAGCCATCTTTTACCTCGCTTTATTTTTTACTTTTACCAATAAGCTTCTGGAAATCTTCTTTTTTAGGCACTGTCTTAGAGCCGAATACCTCCTGGTTATCCAAAAGATAAGTCGGCCCGAACATAATCCCTAATTCCTGATTCAGGCGGATATTTTCTTTTAGGAGCGTTTTACCTTCCGGCCCTTGAGCGCAACTCTTTATTTTCTGCGTATCCGCGCTGTTCTCCAGGCAATCCTGCCACCAGGAGCTGCTAGGATTCTTAGAACGGCAACTGATATAATCCCAAAACCCTTGAGGGTAATATTTTTGCACGCATACGCTACGCAAGGCCTCCTCAACTTCAGGGGCTCCTTTGGAGGCATCAAAATTATCTTTCTGCTCCACCACCAGAAAATGTATTGCCGGGCTAAAATCTTTTACTACCGCTAATAGCTGGGGGGCATCTTTATCATACAAACTTAAAAAGAAGTCTAATTTACCTTTTAACTTTTCCCTCTTTAAAAAATAGGAGACGCCGCCGAAGTGGGGCTTGAGCAGATAAAAATCGCTTTTCATTTCCAGATTTTCTCTCAAATTATCAAAACCTTTTTCCTGTCTTACCTCTTTACCCAAAAGATAAACCGGCAAAGAATTAATTCCAAAATCTTTAATCAGTTTGGCAGCTTTGGCGCCGGGATAATACAAATAAGAAACAGACAGCCCCGGGAATAAGGCCTTTAAATTTTTAATTACCCCCTCAGTATCGCATACCCTGCATTGCTTAGGTATAATCACCGAAAGGGGAATCTTTGATACCTCGGAGAACTGACAGTAAGACTTAAGCGTCCCGGCGGCCTGGCATATGCCTATGCGGGAAGCCTGCCTGCAATTATTATCCGAAAAACAATGGGGCAGGATAGAAAGTATCTGCGGGTCATCGCTTATCTTGTCTGAAAGGCGCAGCTCTTCTACTTTATGGCCCGTAATTTTGTTTTCCTTAAGCGTAAGCGTTAATTTTCCCAGCCTGCGGCCCTGCCAGGAAGGCCTCAGGAGTAAAGTGCGGCCTATTTTAGTGGAAGGCTCTTCTTTGGCGCGGTTATGGCCCACAATAAGTATATCTATGCCGATAGTATCCTTGAGCAAATTTAAATCTTCGGCCTCGCCCTGGTGGCTTAAGAGTATAATAATATCCGCGTTATTTTTCTGCAAATCCGCTACTGCCTCTTTCACCGCCGCTTTGGGCTCCGTAAAATCTAACCCTCCTGCCTTCTGCCTGGCAGTAAGGCCGGTTACCCCGATTATCCCGACTTTTACGCCGGCGAACTCTTTGATCAGATAAGGCCTGAATAGTGTTTCTTTTGCTCCGGAAGTAGTAGAGGTAGAGATATTACAGGAGACTAAAGGTAACTTGTCCCTGCCGGCGCTTTCTTCTAAAAACTCCCGGCCGAAATTAAACTCATCATCCCCCACCGCTAAGGCATCGTATTTCATCATCTCCATGCTTTTTAGGTTCACCAATGCCCGCTGCATATCCAGCGGCACATTCTGGGTATATTCATCCATGAGGCCGCCGGCAATAAATCCGCCTGAATCCAAAAGCAGGGTATTAGGGTTATCTTTTCTTAACTTTTTAATCAATGCGGCCCTGCGGGCAATGCCCCCGTCAGGCTCTTTAGGACAGTTGCAGGGATAAAGCATAGAATGCGTCTCGCCGGTATAAAGGAGAGTGATTTCTTTGGCATAAGCAAAATTAAATATATTGGCCAACAACCAATAACCAACAACCAATAACTCCAATCTCTTCATATTTTTCCTTTATATCTTTATTACCTTTACCCCTAAAATATTCTCCGTCTTTTTTATTTTCTCCAGGACTTCAGCCGATACCGGGCTATCCACGTTTAATACGGTAATCGCCTTTCCCGCGGGCGCCTGACGGCCGAAGGTCATGGAGGCGATATTGATCTTATGTTTACCAAAGAGCGTGCCCAAATTACCGATGATACCCGGTTTGTCCTGGTTTTGTATGACGACCATTTCCCCTAACGGAGAAATCTCCACATAATATTCGTCGATCTTGACAATGCGCGGCTTCTTATTCACTGAGAGCGTGCCATAGACCACTCTCGTTTCTTTGTCAGTCTTTATTTCCAGCCGGATGAGGTTGACGAACTCCTCTTCTTTGGAGGATTTTGACTCTTTAATTCTAATGCCTCTTTCTTTGGCTAAGGCCGTGGCATTGATAAAATTCACCGTCTCTTTTAAAATGGGCGAGAGCACCCCTTTTACCAAAGCCATGGTCAAGGGGCTCAAATCATGCTGGATTATTTCCCCGGCATAACCGATATTTAACTCCTGGAATCTTCCTTCTGCTAATTGCCCGGAGAAAACACCTATTTTATCGCAAAGGTTTATATACGGCTCTAAAATTTTGCATACCTCTGCTTCTAAACAGGGATAATTTGCGGCATTACGTATGCCGTGCCCCAGGAGCGCATCGCGCACGATCTCAGCTACTTCAATAGCCACATTGACCTGCGCCTCCTCGGTAGAAGCGCCTAAATGCGGGGTAGCTATAAGATTATCCAATTTGATTAATTCGCTATCCGCAGGTATCGGCTCTTTTTCAAAGACATCCAAAGCGGCACCCGCAACCTTGCCTTCTTTGATGGCAACTGCTAAAGCCGCTTCATCAATTATGCCGCCGCGCGCGCAATTAACTATACGCACGCCTTCCTTCATTAAACCGAATTCTTTAGTAGAGAATAAATGTTTTGTTTCTTCGGTCAAAGGCGTATGCACGGTAATATAATCCGCCTGCTTAAGTAAATCCTTTAATTCCGCCACTTCAATGCCTAAACTCTCCGCAGCCTCGCACGATAAAAACGGATCATAAGCTAAAATCCTCATCCCGAAAGAAAGGGCGCGTCTAGCCACTTCCTTGCCGATTCTCCCTAAACCTACTATGCCTAATGTTTTACCGTAGAGTTCAACGCCCATAAATTTAGAGCGCTTCCATTCGCCTTTTTTAGTAGAGGCATTAGCCTGGGGGATATTCCTGGAGAGCGATAAAATCATGCTTATAGTGTGTTCGGCGGTGGAAATAGTGTTACCGCCGGGGGTATTCATGACAATAATGCCTTTTTGCGTGGCTGCTTCCAAGTCTACGTTATCTAACCCTACGCCTGCCCGGCCGATGACTTTTAATTTCGCGGCGGCGTCAATTATCTCTTTAGTCACTTTGGTGGCGCTACGGACAATTAAGGCATCGTAATGCCTGATTTCTTCCTTTAAGTTTTCAGGCTTAAGTTCAGTCTTAACATCAACCTGAAAATCCTTGACGTCTTTAAGGATTTTTAAGCCTTCTTCGGATAAAGGGTCGCTGACTAATATTTTCATCATTAAAAGCCTCCCAGAAAAATTATTTGAGAAATATCTCTTCTGCGGCTTTGACGCCTGAACCTAACGCAAATTTATATCCCATCTGGTGCAATACTTTTTCTAAACAGGCGATGCCGGCAATAATATCAGACTCCTCGATAAAACCCATATGCGCGATTCTAAAGACCTTGCCTTTTAGTTCTGCCTGGCCTCCGGCGATAGTTACGCCATAGGTATCGCGCATGGCCTTAACCATCTTTTCGCCATCTATGCCCTGCGGGGCCTTGACTGCGGTCACGACATCGGAAGCTGCTAAGGGTGCGAATAATTCTAACCCTAAGGCTTTCATCGCCGAGCGCGTAGCATCTGCCATTTTTTTATGACGGCTGAATACCTTTTCTAGGCCGTCTTCTTTGAGCATTTTTAAGGATTCGCAGAGAGCGATAATTAAAGTTATGGCCGGCGTAAAAGGGGTATCGGTTTTATCGAGCGCCTTTTTTGCTTCCTTTAAATCAAAATAATATTTCGGGCTTTTTGAGGCCTCTATTAATTTCCAGGCCTTAGGGCTTACAGAAATAAAACCTAAGCCCGGCGGTAACATCAGGCCTTTCTGCGAGCCGGAAACTACCACATCGCAAAACCAGCTATCAGTCTGTAAATCAATGGCCCCTAAGCCACTGATAGCATCTATGACTAATACCGCTTCTGTATCTTTTACTACCTCCCCGATTGCGGCAATATCAGTAGCTACGCCGGTAGAAGTTTCACAAAGGGTGGTAAATACTGCCTTAATCTTAGGGTTGGCTTTAAGCCTCTTATCAATTTCGTCAGGCGTAACTGCCTTGCCCCATTCCACTTTAATAACATCGCAATTTATTCCGTATGCCCGGCAGATCTCTGTCCAGCGCTCGCCAAACTTTCCCCCCTCTACGGTAATTGCGCTGTCGCCGGGAGAAAGCAAATTTATTATTGCTGCCTCCATAGCGCCGGTGCCGGAAGAAGCTAAGATAAAGACATCGCCTTTAGTCTGATAGACGTATTTTAAACCTTCTGTCGCTTCCTTCAATATCGCCTGGAATTGGGGCGTGCGGTGATGGATGATGGGTTGCGCCATCGCCTGGCAGACTTGCGGCGGTAAAGGCGTCGGCCCGGGAGTTAATAAATAATTCTTCCTCATAAGAGTTCCTTTCGTTATTGAGTTACTTGAGTTATTGAGTTACTTGAGTTTGCTAGACCAACTGCAAAACTCAAAAGACCCTATAAACTCAACAAACTCTAAAAACTTTATTTTTTCTTGGTTACGATCACTTCATCTACCAAACCGTAGGCCTTTGCTTCTTCGGCAGACATAAAGTAATCGCGGTCAGTATCCTTCTGGATTTTTTCCAACGGCTGCTTTGTATTCACGGATAAAATCTCATTGAGCTGGTCGCGTAATTTCAAGATTTCCTTGGCATGCCGGGAGATATCCTCTGCTACTCCCTGAATCCCGCCCCAGGGTTGATGAATCATAATCCTTGAATTCGGCAGGGCAAAACGTTTGCCCTTAGTGCCGGCGCATAAGAGAATTGCCCCCATACTTGTGGCCTGGCCTACGCAATAAGTGGCGACATCGGGTTTGACAAACTGTATAGTATCATATATTGCTAACCCCGCGGTTACCGAACCTCCGGGTGAATTAATATAGACGTTGATGTCCTTATTAGAATCCTCCATCTGTAAAAAGAGCATCTGGGCAATGATAAGATTAGCTACGTTGTCATCAATGCCCGTGCCGATAAAAATAATGCGGTCTTTAAGTAAACGCGAATAGATATCATAGGCCCGCTCGTAGCCTTTGGGCGATTGTTCAATCACCATCGGTACCAATGTCTGCATTTTAACGCTCATCAATTACCTCCTTCTTGCCAATTCGCTTCTTTCAATAAAAATTCTATCACATGAGCTGGCATATGGTCATCCTGCGCGATATTTTCCTTTTTGGCGATAGCGGATAAAACCAGATAAACCTTTACCTGCCTCTTTGCTTGCGGTTCTAGCTCCTGCCGCATAACCTTATCTTGCCCGTCTATCTTATCGCGGGGGATACCTTTTAATGCCAGGTCTAATTTTGTCTGCCGGACTAAATCATCTAACTGCCGCGTAACCATGGAAGAGGGTAACTTAAAATCCAGGCCTTTGGTTATAGCTTCTACAATTTCATTCTCTATCTTCTGCCTCTGCAGGCTTTCTTTCTGAAGATAAATTTGCCTCTCAAACGCCTTTTCTAATTCCAGAAGGTTAGGATAGCCTAATCCCTTGGCGAAATTATCGTCAATAACCTCTACTTTCCTTGATTCTTTTAAGGAATCAAGGCTGCGCTTTAGCTCATCAGGGGTAACTTCTATTTTTTTATAATTTACCCTGATGCCTTTATAATTTTTTGCGCTGACCTGTGGGCTTATCTCCACGTGGGCCTTAAAAGAAAGATTATCCCTCTCTAACTTCACATCAAATATATTCGGCAATTCCACTATATCCAGCCCTTCCTTTTCTATGGCCTGATTGTATAGCTCGGGAATCAGTTCTTTGAGCACCTGCTCATGGGCATGGGAAGAATAATGTTTTTCTAAGATATCGCGGGGGGCATTACCGGGCCGAAAACCCGGGACCTTTGCTTCCTTGGCGATCTTCTTAAAGACATCCTCAAATTTATTCTTGACGATATCGCCGCTTATCTCAACGCTGAC
Protein-coding sequences here:
- a CDS encoding DUF4912 domain-containing protein, with amino-acid sequence MAKLRKVNKAKKKLIKNRKPVRAKRPTIRLRLKKIPAQGKKEIIGQQETAIEQTKFSAAQQAPEAKRAVPQDLPSGYGQDRMVLQVRDPRWIHAYWEAGIETFKRLKAELKDNFYKARRVLRVYDVSHIIFNGKNAHCFFDIQINEQANNWYIDTAGPGRSWCVDLGLLLPDGRFITILRSNTVTTPLEGPSWITDEEWMIPEDMFARLYGMGFGLGRSSPVGKGWQEKVRRQLGGVSSLASPIKKSPSK
- a CDS encoding OmpA family protein, whose translation is MKTKLLKALLMVFLSVALAGCTFIFQSGRRSDMQRIEELSRQLDELTTAKNRLEDILSTEIGDKQVDLKMMKKGLVITVVGDVLFDSGKAKVRNEAYTILDKVATVLNENVPELNVGIEGHTDNQPIRFSSWKSNWELSTARALSVLHYLVEEKGVVPERISAMGYGEYRPVASNDTREGRQANRRVEIVILPQLTKAKEAEVIREDKGQVKDMGLLETKENLK
- a CDS encoding adenylosuccinate synthase gives rise to the protein MNIVIVGTQWGDEGKGKIIDILSQQVDYIVRYQGGSNAGHTVVVDGGIFIFHLIPSGILHKDKICCIGNGVVIDPEALIKEIKDLSASGINIDKRLKISSLAHLILPYHRILDQLREKKRTHKIGTTGRGIGPCYADKINRCGIRIIDLLNPKAFKEKLKDNLKEKNEIFKKVYQHTGFNLDSIYKDYLGYGKFLVPYICDCASLLNKATQDKKDILFEGAQGTFLDIDFGTYPFVTSSSATAGGACIGTGVSPVKIDRIVGVAKAYTTRVGEGPFPTEFTPGFGKFMRKKGNEFGATTGRPRRCGWFDSVMVKQAILLNGISELAIMKLDILDGLKNIKICVAYKYKGKKFCEFPADLEVLAKAQPVYEEMPGWESPSGKIRHYKALSVHARDYIARLQDILKTKISMVSIGSSREETIFI
- a CDS encoding homocitrate synthase, whose amino-acid sequence is MAKPKIYIIDVTNRDGVQTSRICLSKLEKTMINLYLSDMGVFQSEFGFPVTRHETNYLNANLELAKKGILSPIRLGGWLRATKDDAKAAFKLVPGLKHLNLSISTSDQMITHKFKGKLDHASVIKEMAEAVKEARKSGAESIGVNAEDASRSRMDYLIEFARAAKESGVDRIRYCDTLGCDTPFTIYERIKLLAEEARVPVEIHCHNDLGLVVANSLAGAKAALDCGLDAYINTCVNGMGERAGNADLVSVILAIKYGSGMQDYALDEKIDLKMAWKICKYASYAFGVPIPINQPGVGSNAFAHESGIHADGALKDRRNYELYDFEELGRGEPEIVETGRKITAGEYSGIKGFRNVYEKLEVVFRDDQEATQVLELVRYANVHNQKPLVDDELKFIAQYPEIARKIFTMSP
- the serA gene encoding phosphoglycerate dehydrogenase, with amino-acid sequence MKILVSDPLSEEGLKILKDVKDFQVDVKTELKPENLKEEIRHYDALIVRSATKVTKEIIDAAAKLKVIGRAGVGLDNVDLEAATQKGIIVMNTPGGNTISTAEHTISMILSLSRNIPQANASTKKGEWKRSKFMGVELYGKTLGIVGLGRIGKEVARRALSFGMRILAYDPFLSCEAAESLGIEVAELKDLLKQADYITVHTPLTEETKHLFSTKEFGLMKEGVRIVNCARGGIIDEAALAVAIKEGKVAGAALDVFEKEPIPADSELIKLDNLIATPHLGASTEEAQVNVAIEVAEIVRDALLGHGIRNAANYPCLEAEVCKILEPYINLCDKIGVFSGQLAEGRFQELNIGYAGEIIQHDLSPLTMALVKGVLSPILKETVNFINATALAKERGIRIKESKSSKEEEFVNLIRLEIKTDKETRVVYGTLSVNKKPRIVKIDEYYVEISPLGEMVVIQNQDKPGIIGNLGTLFGKHKINIASMTFGRQAPAGKAITVLNVDSPVSAEVLEKIKKTENILGVKVIKI
- a CDS encoding alanine--glyoxylate aminotransferase family protein translates to MRKNYLLTPGPTPLPPQVCQAMAQPIIHHRTPQFQAILKEATEGLKYVYQTKGDVFILASSGTGAMEAAIINLLSPGDSAITVEGGKFGERWTEICRAYGINCDVIKVEWGKAVTPDEIDKRLKANPKIKAVFTTLCETSTGVATDIAAIGEVVKDTEAVLVIDAISGLGAIDLQTDSWFCDVVVSGSQKGLMLPPGLGFISVSPKAWKLIEASKSPKYYFDLKEAKKALDKTDTPFTPAITLIIALCESLKMLKEDGLEKVFSRHKKMADATRSAMKALGLELFAPLAASDVVTAVKAPQGIDGEKMVKAMRDTYGVTIAGGQAELKGKVFRIAHMGFIEESDIIAGIACLEKVLHQMGYKFALGSGVKAAEEIFLK
- the clpP gene encoding ATP-dependent Clp endopeptidase proteolytic subunit ClpP encodes the protein MSVKMQTLVPMVIEQSPKGYERAYDIYSRLLKDRIIFIGTGIDDNVANLIIAQMLFLQMEDSNKDINVYINSPGGSVTAGLAIYDTIQFVKPDVATYCVGQATSMGAILLCAGTKGKRFALPNSRIMIHQPWGGIQGVAEDISRHAKEILKLRDQLNEILSVNTKQPLEKIQKDTDRDYFMSAEEAKAYGLVDEVIVTKKK
- a CDS encoding trigger factor gives rise to the protein MKIEVKKLDGNKREVSVEISGDIVKNKFEDVFKKIAKEAKVPGFRPGNAPRDILEKHYSSHAHEQVLKELIPELYNQAIEKEGLDIVELPNIFDVKLERDNLSFKAHVEISPQVSAKNYKGIRVNYKKIEVTPDELKRSLDSLKESRKVEVIDDNFAKGLGYPNLLELEKAFERQIYLQKESLQRQKIENEIVEAITKGLDFKLPSSMVTRQLDDLVRQTKLDLALKGIPRDKIDGQDKVMRQELEPQAKRQVKVYLVLSAIAKKENIAQDDHMPAHVIEFLLKEANWQEGGN